The Chryseobacterium indicum genome includes a window with the following:
- the acs gene encoding acetate--CoA ligase: MKFQKRKDMRNYQIENLPQYFEEYKKSIKNPKKFWDKIADENFVWYQRWSKVVKYDMNEAKISWFKNAKLNITKNCIDRHLAIRGDKTAIIWEPNDPKEEAQHISYNELYKRVNKTANVLREMGIEKGDRVCIYLPMIPELAITMLACAKLGAVHSVIFAGFSASAVSSRVNDCGAKMVITSDGSYRGNKVLDLKSIVDEALEKTPSVEKVLVVKRTNNEVKMKEHRDFWMEDLYENASPDFVTVIMDAEDPLFILYTSGSTGKPKGMLHTCAGYMVYTAYTFKNVFNYKENDIYWCTADIGWITGHSYILYGPLLNGATTVIFEGVPTYPEPDRFWEVIEKHKITQFYTAPTAIRSLAKESSEWVDKHDLSSLKVIGSVGEPINDEAWHWFNDHVGNKKCPIVDTWWQTETGGIMISPLPFVTPTKPTYATLPLPGIQPVLMDDKRNEITGNQVTGNLCIRFPWPGIARTIWGDHQRYKETYFTAFPGKYFTGDGALRDEVGYYRITGRVDDVIIVSGHNLGTAPIEDSINEHPAVAESAIVGYPHDIKGNALYGFVILKESGESRDKDNLKKEINQLISDQIGPIAKLDKIQFVSGLPKTRSGKIMRRILRKIAEGDFSNFGDITTLLNPEIVEEIKNERIN; encoded by the coding sequence ATAAAATTTCAAAAAAGAAAGGATATGAGAAACTATCAGATAGAAAACCTACCGCAATATTTTGAAGAGTATAAAAAATCGATCAAAAATCCTAAAAAATTCTGGGACAAAATTGCAGATGAAAATTTCGTGTGGTATCAGAGATGGAGCAAGGTCGTGAAATACGATATGAATGAAGCCAAAATTTCGTGGTTTAAAAATGCTAAATTAAATATTACTAAAAACTGCATCGACAGACATTTAGCCATAAGAGGCGATAAAACAGCAATCATCTGGGAACCGAACGATCCGAAAGAAGAAGCACAGCATATTTCTTACAACGAACTCTACAAAAGAGTGAACAAAACTGCGAATGTTCTTCGTGAAATGGGCATCGAAAAAGGCGACAGAGTCTGCATTTATCTTCCGATGATCCCAGAATTAGCCATCACAATGCTGGCTTGTGCAAAACTGGGAGCCGTTCACTCCGTTATTTTCGCAGGATTTTCTGCATCAGCCGTTTCTTCAAGAGTAAATGACTGTGGCGCAAAAATGGTCATCACCTCAGACGGAAGCTACAGAGGAAACAAAGTTTTGGATTTGAAGAGCATTGTAGACGAAGCACTGGAAAAAACACCGAGTGTAGAAAAAGTTTTGGTGGTAAAAAGAACCAACAATGAAGTGAAAATGAAGGAGCACAGAGATTTCTGGATGGAAGATCTTTATGAAAATGCCTCTCCGGATTTCGTTACCGTAATTATGGATGCTGAAGATCCGCTGTTCATTCTGTATACTTCAGGTTCTACGGGAAAACCTAAAGGAATGCTTCACACCTGCGCCGGATATATGGTGTACACTGCGTATACTTTTAAAAATGTATTCAATTATAAAGAAAATGATATTTATTGGTGTACCGCAGATATCGGCTGGATTACAGGACATTCCTATATTCTTTACGGACCGCTTTTAAACGGTGCAACCACTGTTATTTTCGAAGGCGTTCCTACATATCCTGAACCGGACAGATTCTGGGAAGTGATTGAAAAACATAAAATTACACAGTTTTACACGGCTCCTACTGCGATCCGCTCGTTGGCTAAAGAAAGTTCAGAATGGGTAGATAAACATGATTTAAGCTCGTTAAAAGTAATCGGTTCTGTTGGAGAACCTATTAATGATGAAGCTTGGCATTGGTTCAACGATCATGTAGGTAACAAGAAATGTCCTATTGTAGATACCTGGTGGCAAACAGAAACCGGAGGAATTATGATCTCTCCTCTCCCTTTCGTTACGCCTACAAAACCAACGTATGCTACTCTTCCTTTACCGGGAATTCAGCCTGTTCTGATGGATGATAAACGCAACGAAATCACCGGAAATCAGGTAACAGGAAATCTGTGCATCCGTTTTCCATGGCCGGGAATTGCAAGAACGATTTGGGGAGATCATCAAAGATACAAGGAAACGTATTTTACTGCTTTTCCGGGGAAATATTTCACGGGAGACGGTGCTTTGAGAGATGAAGTCGGCTATTACAGAATTACTGGTCGTGTAGATGATGTGATTATCGTTTCCGGACACAACTTAGGAACTGCCCCAATTGAAGACAGCATCAACGAACATCCTGCTGTAGCGGAATCTGCAATCGTAGGGTATCCTCACGACATCAAAGGAAATGCGCTGTACGGTTTCGTGATCCTGAAAGAATCCGGAGAAAGCAGAGATAAGGACAATCTGAAAAAAGAAATTAATCAGTTGATTTCAGACCAGATCGGTCCGATTGCGAAGCTTGATAAGATTCAGTTTGTTTCGGGACTTCCGAAAACGCGTTCCGGAAAAATTATGCGTAGAATCCTCAGAAAAATTGCGGAAGGAGATTTCAGCAACTTCGGAGACATCACTACCCTTTTAAATCCTGAAATCGTGGAAGAGATCAAAAACGAAAGGATTAACTAA